From one Bacteroides fragilis NCTC 9343 genomic stretch:
- the gldB gene encoding gliding motility lipoprotein GldB, with amino-acid sequence MKIRKDDILLILLSLLFASCRVGKAEPVADPMEEEGISVVRYDKLLDEYVRFNSFSALQKMNLEYALPTKLLIEDVLAIGQVSDDHIFQRLKTFYSDTTLVRLIEDVEAKYPELESVEKNLTKGFGKLQKEIPDIMIPMIYTQISAFNESIVLSDSVLGISLDKYMGEDYPLYKRFYYNYQRRTMRPDRIVPDCLVFYLMSQYPFPMDYSRTLLDVMMHYGKINYVVQHLLDYSSSEEALGYSDLEREWCKENQQQMWRYILEQDHLHATDPMVVRQYTRPAPFTNTLGENAPSMVGTWIGTKIITSYMKHHKKTTLRQLLEMSDYERMFTESRFNP; translated from the coding sequence ATGAAAATACGGAAAGACGATATTCTTCTTATTTTGCTGAGTCTGCTTTTCGCATCCTGCCGGGTGGGGAAAGCGGAACCTGTGGCGGACCCTATGGAAGAAGAGGGAATTTCCGTAGTCAGATATGATAAGCTGTTGGACGAATACGTTCGTTTCAACAGCTTTTCTGCTTTACAAAAAATGAACCTGGAGTATGCCTTGCCCACCAAATTGTTGATTGAAGATGTATTGGCTATTGGCCAGGTGAGCGATGACCATATTTTCCAGCGATTGAAAACTTTCTATTCGGATACAACCTTGGTCCGTCTTATAGAAGATGTGGAGGCCAAATACCCGGAATTGGAATCGGTTGAAAAAAATCTGACCAAAGGGTTTGGGAAATTACAAAAGGAGATTCCGGATATCATGATTCCTATGATATATACGCAGATCTCGGCATTCAATGAATCCATTGTTCTGTCTGACAGCGTGTTGGGTATTAGCCTTGACAAGTATATGGGTGAAGACTATCCGCTTTACAAGCGTTTCTATTACAACTATCAGCGGCGTACTATGCGTCCTGACCGGATCGTCCCCGATTGTTTGGTGTTCTATCTGATGAGCCAGTATCCTTTTCCGATGGATTACTCCCGTACATTACTCGATGTAATGATGCATTATGGTAAAATCAATTATGTGGTACAACATCTGTTGGACTATTCCTCATCGGAAGAAGCGTTGGGATATTCGGATTTAGAAAGGGAATGGTGTAAAGAGAACCAACAGCAGATGTGGAGATATATTCTTGAGCAAGATCATTTGCATGCTACGGATCCGATGGTGGTACGTCAATATACCCGTCCGGCTCCTTTCACTAACACTTTAGGCGAGAATGCGCCTTCGATGGTAGGTACCTGGATCGGTACGAAAATCATCACCTCATATATGAAACATCATAAGAAAACAACTTTACGGCAATTGCTTGAAATGAGCGACTATGAACGTATGTTCACGGAATCGCGTTTTAATCCGTAA
- a CDS encoding enoyl-ACP reductase FabI, with amino-acid sequence MSYNLLKGKRGIIFGALNEQSIAWKVAERAVEEGAVITLSNTPVAVRMGQVSALSEKLNCEVIAADATNVEDLENVFKRSMEVLGGQIDFVLHSIGMSPNVRKKRTYDDLDYNMLNTTLDVSAVSFHKMIQAAKKQNAIAEYGSIVALSYVAAQRTFYGYNDMADAKALLESIARSFGYIYGREHNVRVNTISQSPTFTTAGSGVKGMDKLYDFANRMSPLGNASADECADYCIVMFSDLTRKVTMQNLFHDGGFSSVGMSLRAMATYEKGLDEYKDENGNIIYG; translated from the coding sequence ATGAGTTACAATTTGTTGAAAGGAAAAAGAGGTATTATTTTCGGTGCATTAAACGAGCAGTCTATTGCCTGGAAAGTAGCCGAAAGAGCCGTTGAAGAAGGTGCTGTTATTACATTATCAAATACTCCTGTTGCTGTTCGCATGGGACAGGTTTCTGCTTTATCAGAAAAGCTCAATTGCGAAGTGATTGCTGCTGATGCCACCAACGTAGAAGATTTGGAGAACGTATTCAAACGCTCGATGGAAGTTTTGGGCGGACAAATTGATTTTGTATTGCACTCTATCGGTATGTCACCGAATGTTCGTAAGAAACGTACTTATGATGATCTCGATTATAATATGTTGAATACTACGCTGGATGTTTCAGCTGTTTCGTTCCATAAAATGATTCAGGCTGCCAAGAAGCAAAATGCAATTGCAGAATACGGTTCTATCGTGGCATTGAGTTATGTAGCTGCACAGCGTACTTTCTACGGATATAACGATATGGCGGATGCAAAAGCATTACTTGAATCTATTGCCCGCAGTTTTGGTTATATCTATGGTCGTGAGCACAACGTGCGTGTGAATACTATTTCCCAGTCGCCTACCTTTACAACTGCCGGTTCTGGTGTGAAGGGTATGGATAAACTGTATGACTTTGCTAATCGTATGTCTCCGCTCGGTAATGCTTCAGCCGACGAATGTGCTGATTACTGTATCGTAATGTTCTCCGATCTTACCCGTAAGGTAACTATGCAGAACCTGTTCCACGATGGAGGTTTTTCAAGTGTTGGTATGAGTCTGCGTGCAATGGCTACTTACGAAAAGGGGCTGGACGAATATAAAGACGAAAACGGTAATATCATTTACGGTTAA
- a CDS encoding SAM-dependent methyltransferase → MDTALYLLPVTLGDTPIESVLPSYNKEIIQGIKHFIVEDVRSARRFLKKVDREIDIDSLTFYPLNKHTSPEDISGYLKPLAGGLSMGVISEAGCPAVADPGADVVAIAQRKNLKVVPLVGPSSIILSVMGSGFNGQSFAFHGYLPIEPGERAKKIKALEQRVYAEHQTQLFIETPYRNNKMVEDILHNCRPQTRLCIAANITCEGEYIRTKTIKEWQGKVPDLTKIPCIFLLYQ, encoded by the coding sequence ATGGATACCGCTCTTTATCTTTTGCCCGTCACTTTGGGCGACACTCCGATCGAGTCTGTATTACCTTCTTATAATAAAGAAATTATTCAGGGCATCAAGCACTTCATTGTCGAAGATGTTCGCTCGGCCCGCCGCTTCCTGAAAAAGGTAGACCGTGAGATTGATATTGACTCACTCACTTTTTACCCGCTGAATAAACATACTTCTCCTGAAGATATTTCCGGTTATCTGAAACCGCTGGCAGGCGGTTTGTCCATGGGAGTGATTTCCGAAGCCGGTTGTCCTGCTGTAGCCGATCCGGGAGCTGACGTGGTGGCTATTGCACAACGTAAAAACCTGAAAGTAGTTCCGTTGGTAGGACCTTCGTCTATCATTCTTTCTGTGATGGGTTCGGGATTTAACGGGCAGAGTTTTGCCTTTCACGGCTATCTGCCTATAGAGCCGGGTGAGCGTGCAAAAAAAATAAAAGCTCTTGAGCAACGGGTATATGCCGAGCATCAGACACAGCTATTTATAGAAACACCTTATCGTAACAATAAGATGGTGGAGGATATTCTGCACAATTGTCGTCCGCAGACCCGCTTGTGTATTGCAGCGAATATCACTTGTGAGGGAGAATATATCCGTACTAAAACCATAAAAGAGTGGCAAGGAAAAGTACCCGACCTGACTAAGATACCTTGTATTTTTCTCTTATACCAATAA